A DNA window from Spirochaetota bacterium contains the following coding sequences:
- a CDS encoding MATE family efflux transporter translates to MNDLTKGNVIKQLLVFSTPVILSDLIQALMSLVDMFYLGRLMGYNAVASVSVAIPVVFILFAILIGVGVSSNILVAQAFGAGSRESLISVIKNSLSITLLLSVVLSVLGFLTSGFVLKLMNVPDSIYKDALIYLQIYIAGIPITAMLNWITGITRGLGNSKVSLYFSIFMLLGKLILTPLFINGFYIIPQMGVTGAIVSTIIIELILVILGFIYISRRYEIIRQSVRFSIQREMIYRFFSLGLPVSLQMIIISFSFAVVMGFVSSFGDKSIAVFGIGNRIDQFAFLPALSLGLALMTISSQNLSAERYDRVFEFLKWALIISLGISGIVVVVSNLFAESIFGFFVSDREVISLGVDYIRVMSISYVLMGVVFSIQGIIRGAGDTLAVLIIKSLSMLVVRIPVAYVLGFLVFKSPVGVWASFVVVMLFEVIVSWIYLRSENWKKKIVFKRQDYVKLEEAKT, encoded by the coding sequence ATGAATGACTTAACAAAAGGCAATGTTATTAAGCAACTTCTGGTTTTTTCTACTCCAGTTATCCTGTCGGACCTTATACAGGCTTTGATGAGCCTTGTAGATATGTTCTATCTTGGTAGGTTGATGGGATATAATGCTGTTGCGTCAGTGTCGGTGGCAATACCAGTTGTTTTTATACTTTTTGCAATACTCATAGGAGTGGGGGTGAGTTCTAACATACTTGTTGCACAGGCTTTCGGAGCAGGGAGTAGAGAGTCTTTAATTTCAGTTATCAAGAACTCACTCTCAATAACATTGCTACTATCAGTCGTTCTGAGTGTGTTGGGTTTTTTGACATCTGGTTTTGTTCTAAAACTTATGAATGTTCCAGATAGTATATACAAAGATGCTCTCATATACTTACAGATATATATTGCTGGTATTCCTATAACCGCTATGTTGAACTGGATAACGGGTATAACTAGAGGACTAGGTAATTCAAAGGTATCTCTATACTTCTCAATCTTTATGCTACTGGGTAAGTTAATACTCACTCCTCTGTTTATAAATGGTTTTTATATCATTCCACAGATGGGTGTTACGGGTGCTATAGTCTCAACCATCATAATTGAACTTATTCTGGTGATACTGGGTTTCATATACATATCAAGAAGGTATGAGATAATTCGTCAGAGTGTGAGATTTTCTATTCAGAGGGAAATGATTTATAGGTTTTTCTCTTTAGGATTGCCTGTTTCTTTACAGATGATAATAATATCTTTCTCGTTTGCGGTTGTCATGGGTTTTGTTTCATCTTTTGGAGATAAAAGCATAGCAGTATTTGGAATAGGCAATAGGATAGATCAATTCGCATTTTTACCTGCTTTATCTCTGGGGCTTGCTCTAATGACGATATCGTCTCAAAACTTAAGCGCAGAGAGATATGACAGAGTTTTTGAGTTCTTGAAGTGGGCTTTGATAATATCTCTGGGAATTTCGGGTATAGTTGTTGTGGTATCTAATCTGTTTGCAGAAAGTATTTTTGGGTTTTTTGTTAGTGATAGAGAGGTCATTTCTCTTGGTGTTGATTACATAAGAGTAATGAGTATATCTTACGTTCTTATGGGTGTTGTCTTCTCAATACAGGGTATAATAAGGGGTGCTGGGGATACACTTGCAGTTCTAATTATAAAATCTTTATCTATGCTAGTTGTTAGGATTCCTGTTGCTTATGTTCTTGGGTTTTTGGTTTTTAAATCACCTGTTGGTGTTTGGGCTTCGTTTGTTGTTGTTATGCTTTTTGAAGTCATCGTTAGTTGGATATACTTAAGGTCCGAAAATTGGAAGAAGAAAATAGTGTTCAAAAGACAAGATTATGTAAAGTTGGAAGAAGCCAAAACATAG